The following proteins are encoded in a genomic region of Anaerolineae bacterium:
- a CDS encoding Regulatory protein RecX produces the protein MEKSVRTVTALKAQKNNPQRINVFLDGQFAFGLSRLVAAWLQVGQTLTEERLAQLLQEDRLESLYQRALRYLSFRPRSEKEMRLYLLRHEQDERVRELVLERLKANGWLDDQRFAAQWVENRVAFRPRGKKALALELKQRGIQATDIDQAVQELDEEELAYQAAQKVLGRYKNLDQNTFRRKLYDLLVRRGFSYEVVLPTIHRCWQENRQNTGIEQEDIQNG, from the coding sequence ATGGAAAAATCGGTGCGAACAGTTACAGCGTTAAAAGCGCAAAAGAACAACCCCCAGCGGATCAACGTCTTTTTGGACGGCCAGTTTGCTTTTGGTTTGTCACGCCTGGTTGCAGCCTGGTTACAGGTTGGGCAAACGCTGACCGAAGAACGCCTGGCGCAATTGCTCCAGGAAGATCGCCTCGAAAGCCTTTATCAGCGCGCCTTACGCTATCTTTCGTTCCGACCGCGCTCGGAGAAAGAAATGCGCCTGTATTTGCTGCGTCACGAACAAGATGAACGGGTTCGAGAGCTCGTTTTAGAGCGCTTGAAGGCAAATGGTTGGTTAGACGACCAACGCTTTGCTGCTCAATGGGTAGAGAACCGCGTGGCTTTCCGACCGCGCGGCAAAAAAGCCCTTGCGCTTGAATTGAAACAGCGCGGGATTCAAGCTACCGACATTGATCAGGCTGTTCAAGAGCTCGATGAAGAAGAACTGGCTTATCAGGCCGCGCAAAAGGTATTGGGTCGGTATAAAAACCTGGATCAGAACACTTTTCGGCGTAAATTATACGACCTGCTGGTCCGCCGTGGGTTTTCTTATGAAGTTGTTCTGCCGACTATCCACCGTTGTTGGCAAGAGAACCGCCAAAACACCGGAATAGAACAAGAGGATATACAGAATGGTTGA
- a CDS encoding Hydrolase (HAD superfamily) has protein sequence MLFLFGLGGGYLLREWINRRRIQQGKEEAERLIREAAQRASDIELEAKNKALELRQQAEAEIARRRNELNREEDRLQKRREELDIRADRLEKREQALNKRQSVIDKRANEIEKLYAEELEELQRIANMSMEEARNVLLAEAEKEARADMARIIRQIEAEAREEGENRARKLITAAIQRVASEHVAEVCTSVVPLPSDEMKGRIIGRNGRNIHAFEQVAGVDVIVDDTPEAVTISCFDPIRREVARRALEKLVLDGRIHPAHIEKILKNEQKEVERDIIEAGEQAVYDAGVTGLHPEVIKMLGRLKYRSSYGQNQLAHAVETARLAGVLAAELGADVEIAKAGGLLHDLGKAMDHNMEGTHALLGAEFAKRHGVHPAVVNIIASHHHEVEQESVEAAIVEAADAISGARPGARRESLEQYLKRVRALEEIANSHKGVSQSYALQAGREIRIFVKPEEIDDLESIRLARDIAKKIEETMQYPGQIKVTVIRETRSIDYAK, from the coding sequence GTGTTATTTCTTTTTGGTTTGGGTGGCGGCTACCTGTTGCGGGAATGGATCAACCGGCGCAGAATCCAACAAGGGAAAGAAGAAGCTGAAAGGCTGATTCGCGAGGCTGCCCAACGCGCCAGTGATATTGAGCTCGAAGCGAAAAACAAAGCTCTGGAACTTCGACAACAGGCAGAGGCTGAAATTGCCCGCCGTCGCAACGAATTGAATCGAGAAGAAGATCGTCTGCAAAAGCGGCGCGAGGAATTAGATATTCGCGCCGATCGGTTGGAAAAACGTGAACAGGCGTTAAATAAACGCCAGAGTGTGATCGATAAGCGGGCGAATGAAATCGAAAAATTGTATGCTGAAGAACTGGAAGAGCTCCAACGAATAGCCAATATGAGCATGGAGGAAGCCCGCAACGTGCTCCTCGCTGAAGCGGAAAAGGAAGCGCGCGCAGATATGGCGCGCATCATTCGCCAGATTGAAGCCGAAGCCCGCGAGGAGGGCGAAAACCGCGCCCGCAAACTGATCACGGCGGCGATCCAACGGGTTGCCTCTGAACATGTGGCAGAGGTATGCACATCTGTCGTGCCGTTGCCTTCGGATGAAATGAAAGGGCGCATTATCGGTCGCAATGGGCGCAACATTCATGCCTTTGAGCAGGTTGCCGGCGTTGATGTTATCGTCGATGATACCCCCGAAGCAGTGACGATCTCTTGTTTCGATCCGATCCGTCGTGAAGTAGCCCGCCGGGCTCTGGAGAAATTAGTATTGGATGGACGCATTCATCCTGCCCATATTGAGAAGATTCTCAAGAATGAGCAAAAAGAGGTCGAGCGCGATATTATCGAAGCAGGCGAACAGGCAGTCTATGACGCGGGGGTTACTGGCTTGCATCCAGAGGTAATCAAGATGCTTGGACGGCTGAAGTATCGCTCTTCCTATGGGCAAAATCAGTTGGCACATGCAGTTGAGACTGCCCGCCTGGCAGGCGTTTTAGCGGCTGAACTGGGGGCAGATGTTGAGATCGCCAAGGCGGGTGGTTTGCTTCATGACCTCGGCAAGGCAATGGATCACAATATGGAGGGAACTCATGCCCTGTTGGGGGCAGAGTTTGCCAAACGACATGGGGTTCATCCTGCGGTCGTAAATATTATTGCTTCTCACCATCATGAGGTGGAGCAAGAAAGTGTTGAGGCAGCCATTGTTGAAGCGGCGGATGCGATCTCAGGCGCCAGACCAGGAGCAAGGCGAGAGTCCCTCGAACAATATCTCAAACGGGTGCGCGCCCTCGAGGAGATTGCCAATTCACACAAAGGCGTTAGCCAGAGCTATGCTCTGCAAGCAGGACGGGAAATTCGCATTTTTGTCAAGCCAGAAGAAATTGATGATTTGGAATCGATTCGGCTGGCGCGCGATATTGCAAAGAAGATCGAAGAAACGATGCAATATCCAGGACAAATTAAAGTCACCGTTATTCGCGAAACGCGTTCGATTGACTATGCCAAGTAA
- a CDS encoding Hydroxyacylglutathione hydrolase, whose amino-acid sequence MIEIKRMVLGPVQTNAYLLHDPQSQKTVVIDPAWDGEKIVQFARQNGWKIDQIWLTHAHFDHLGGVAGIIKSLTFTPTIALHAADLPLWRAQGGAQFFGFQMEITTEPNLHLQHGQILKIGEVEVEVRHAPGHTPGHVVFYVPSASVCFCGDVIFESGIGRTDLPGGDFETLMNSIREQILTLPDQTRLLSGHGNETTVAQERLHNPWLQW is encoded by the coding sequence ATGATTGAAATCAAACGAATGGTACTAGGACCGGTTCAGACCAACGCATATCTCCTTCATGATCCTCAAAGCCAGAAGACCGTAGTAATTGATCCGGCCTGGGATGGAGAGAAAATCGTCCAATTCGCCAGGCAAAACGGCTGGAAAATTGACCAGATCTGGTTGACTCATGCCCACTTCGATCACCTGGGCGGAGTGGCGGGAATCATCAAGTCCTTAACTTTTACCCCAACCATTGCTTTACACGCCGCCGATCTTCCGCTGTGGCGTGCTCAGGGAGGCGCTCAATTCTTTGGCTTTCAAATGGAGATCACCACCGAACCAAATCTTCACCTGCAACATGGTCAAATCCTGAAAATTGGCGAGGTCGAAGTGGAGGTCCGCCATGCCCCTGGACACACTCCCGGGCATGTGGTGTTTTATGTTCCCTCCGCTTCGGTATGTTTTTGTGGAGATGTGATCTTTGAGTCGGGCATTGGGCGCACCGACCTGCCCGGAGGAGACTTCGAAACGCTGATGAACAGCATTCGGGAACAGATTCTGACCCTACCCGATCAAACCCGTTTGCTCTCCGGGCATGGAAACGAAACCACGGTCGCCCAGGAACGTCTCCATAACCCGTGGTTGCAATGGTAG
- a CDS encoding Transglycosylase-associated protein translates to MDINNLLWFIIIGFVAGWIATRLMRKSNIGLVGNIVVGILGAVIGGTIFKFLRISASGLLGSLAMAVVGAVVLLYLITLAKKI, encoded by the coding sequence ATGGATATCAATAATTTGCTCTGGTTTATCATCATCGGCTTTGTTGCCGGCTGGATTGCCACCCGCTTGATGCGCAAATCGAATATCGGCCTGGTGGGGAACATCGTGGTGGGGATTTTAGGGGCAGTGATCGGAGGTACCATTTTTAAGTTTTTACGCATTTCCGCCAGCGGTTTGCTTGGCTCGCTGGCTATGGCAGTCGTTGGAGCGGTGGTGCTTCTATACCTGATCACTCTGGCAAAGAAAATTTAA